One Epinephelus lanceolatus isolate andai-2023 chromosome 10, ASM4190304v1, whole genome shotgun sequence genomic region harbors:
- the entpd3 gene encoding ectonucleoside triphosphate diphosphohydrolase 3, which yields MVSKRKTGYKCRIAGVLLLLLASIAALIAVAVIQDTWRSDRYTLEYGIVIDSGSSRSNVYLYEWPGEKENETGVVTQILNCRVAGAGISEMKVDPEKDAKSWQGFRDCMVNVTKAIPPEKHKTTPLFLGATAGMRLLHEKDEQRSNEILASLRDYLSSLPFTFHNASIITGEEEGLYGWITVNYLMGNFLEKNIWNTYVHPDGKETVGSMDLGGASTQIAFAVPDELKGPDYMHVKLYGYPYNVYTHSFLCYGKNEAEKRVLDKIVQESSNPSYIINPCFAEGHNHTMNASAIYDTECTKKPKNYNPDQQLFMVGGGDSKGCERVVKSIFDFKTCSSSQCSFNGVEQPPVTGDFMAYAGYFFIARALGLEGSSDFDQFNASVEQFCHTNWTVLRAEKTWISDRYLRTYCFAAHYVFALLADGYKFNKDTWKNINFQKEVQKTSIGWSLGYMLKMSNMIPSEVKEIPPMTDPVFAGLIFLFSALTIITVVLIFIILIRTCY from the exons ATGGTTTCCAAACGGAAAACAGGCTACAAATGTCGTATAGCAGGAGTGCTGCTTCTCCTCTTGGCCAGCATTGCTGCCCTTATTGCTGTCGCTGTCATTCAGGACACCTGGAGGTCCGACAGGTACACTTTAgag TACGGCATAGTGATAGACTCAGGTTCATCACGTTCCAATGTGTACCTGTACGAGTGGCCAGGGGAGAAGGAGAATGAAACTGGAGTGGTGACTCAGATATTGAACTGTAGAGTTGCTG GTGCTGGTATCTCAGAGATGAAGGTCGACCCAGAGAAAGATGCCAAATCATGGCAGGGATTCAGAGACTGTATGGTCAATGTCACCAAAGCCATACctcctgaaaaacacaaaaccacaccTCTGTTTCTGGGAGCTACTGCTGGAATGAGACTGCTACA TGAAAAGGATGAACAGAGGTCCAATGAAATCCTGGCAAGTCTGAGAGATTACCTGTCGTCTTTGCCGTTCACCTTCCACAATGCTTCCATCATTactggtgaagaggaagggcTGTATGGGTGGATCACTGTCAATTACCTCATGGGGAACTTCTTAGAG AAAAACATCTGGAACACCTACGTACACCCAGATGGGAAAGAGACTGTAGGGTCCATGGACCTTGGTGGCGCATCAACACAGATTGCCTTTGCTGTCCCAGATGAGCTCAAGGGGCCTGACTACATGCATGTCAAACTGTACGGTTACCCTTataatgtatacacacacagtttcctCTGCTATGGCAAAAATGAGGCTGAGAAGAGGGTTCTGGACAAAATAGTTCAG GAATCATCGAACCCATCCTACATTATTAACCCCTGTTTTGCTGAAGGTCACAACCACACCATGAACGCCTCAGCCATTTATGACACAGAGTGCACAAAGAAGCCAAAGAACTACAACCCAGATCAACAGCTCTTCATGGTGGGAGGAGGCGACTCGAAAGGGTGTGAAAGAGTAGTGAAGTCCATATTTGATTTCAAGACTTGCTCCTCATCCCAGTGTTCCTTCAACGGGGTCGAGCAGCCACCTGTCACCGGAGATTTTATG GCATATGCAGGATACTTCTTCATTGCTAGGGCGCTTGGCCTGGAAGGATCATCAGATTTTGATCAATTCAACGCCTCAGTTGAGCAATTCTGTCACACAAACTGGACAGTG CTGAGGGCAGAGAAGACATGGATCTCTGACAGATACCTTAGGACTTACTGTTTTGCAGCTCACTACGTTTTTGCTTTGCTGGCAGATGGATACAAATTTAACAAAGACACCTGGAAAAACATTAACTTCCAAAAAGAG GTACAGAAGACCAGCATAGGTTGGAGTTTGGGCTACATGTTGAAAATGTCCAACATGATCCCGTCTGAAGTGAAAGAAATCCCCCCCATGACGGACCCCGTCTTTGCCGGCCTTATCTTTCTATTTTCAGCACTAACCATCATAACTGTTGTCTTAATTTTCATCATCCTCATTCGCACCTGCTACTGA